Proteins encoded by one window of Pseudonocardia alni:
- a CDS encoding dTDP-4-dehydrorhamnose 3,5-epimerase family protein: MDVVRTVVPGALLLDPTVADTSGPDLTAFTVRRRRRPARDAVLGLFGHPGDAVLLGVPRGSGYAVVIDARPDADTFGRLAVALLGGPQRLLVPPGCLYGLQSVASGTVVELRSATRLPRRERFDVDPDDPDLAVRWLRPRPARTPGTARSWAALTARLGAPAGPRRDRVSLW; encoded by the coding sequence GTGGACGTCGTACGAACCGTGGTGCCCGGCGCGCTGCTGCTCGACCCGACCGTCGCCGACACATCCGGCCCGGACCTCACGGCCTTCACCGTGCGACGACGGCGCCGCCCGGCCCGGGACGCCGTGCTCGGCCTGTTCGGCCATCCCGGCGACGCGGTGCTGCTCGGCGTCCCCCGCGGCAGCGGCTACGCCGTCGTCATCGACGCCCGGCCGGACGCCGACACCTTCGGCCGGCTCGCCGTCGCGCTGCTCGGGGGCCCGCAGCGACTGCTCGTCCCGCCGGGCTGCCTCTACGGCCTCCAGTCCGTCGCGAGCGGGACCGTCGTCGAGCTGCGCAGCGCCACCCGGCTCCCGCGCCGGGAACGCTTCGACGTCGACCCGGACGACCCGGACCTGGCGGTCCGCTGGCTCCGCCCCCGGCCGGCCCGGACACCGGGCACGGCACGCTCCTGGGCCGCGCTGACCGCCCGCCTCGGGGCTCCCGCGGGCCCCCGCCGGGACCGCGTCTCCCTCTGGTGA